In Gulosibacter molinativorax, a single window of DNA contains:
- a CDS encoding serine hydrolase domain-containing protein, with translation MPNNLNLPNQGAESAHTGLAQTTAKLLGTKHPVFGMSLITPEKAEVSVQNADLEADFELASISKGITGLLYALALSEGEITEHTTLGELLSLPNSSVADVTLKSLSMHRSGLPSLPKSMKPFKRDREWRRHGRNPYGDSVDDLLEHARTVKLGRPRPKYSNFGFMLLGHALASAARIPYVDLIRERVFEPFQMSGAYAPITRHDLRSTALLGRRGSRENQAPWTGEGFAPAGGIRATVEDLGNFMHGLLAGDHPMLAALDPVEDFGAGNRIGAGWLTLTNDGRELTWHNGRSGGFGSIIVLDRSARVGVAIVSARSATIDRAGFRLISELLGRTNSTES, from the coding sequence ATGCCGAACAACTTGAACCTCCCGAACCAGGGGGCAGAGTCCGCGCACACGGGCCTAGCCCAAACCACTGCGAAGCTCCTCGGCACCAAGCATCCTGTATTCGGCATGTCGCTGATCACGCCGGAGAAGGCCGAAGTCTCGGTACAAAACGCGGACCTAGAGGCGGACTTCGAGCTCGCGTCAATCTCAAAAGGAATCACCGGACTCCTCTACGCGCTTGCGCTGTCCGAAGGCGAGATTACCGAACACACCACGCTCGGCGAGCTACTATCGCTGCCGAACTCATCGGTGGCCGACGTCACACTGAAGTCTTTGAGCATGCACCGGTCCGGGCTGCCCTCGCTTCCGAAATCGATGAAGCCGTTTAAGCGAGACCGCGAGTGGCGGCGGCACGGCCGAAACCCCTACGGCGACAGCGTGGATGACTTGCTCGAGCATGCCCGCACTGTCAAGCTGGGCCGGCCTCGACCGAAGTACTCGAATTTCGGCTTCATGCTGCTCGGTCACGCATTGGCGAGCGCGGCTCGGATACCGTACGTCGACCTGATTCGTGAGCGAGTTTTCGAGCCGTTCCAGATGTCGGGCGCATACGCGCCGATCACGCGCCATGATTTGCGTTCGACCGCATTACTCGGTCGACGCGGCTCCCGCGAAAATCAAGCGCCTTGGACCGGCGAAGGGTTCGCGCCAGCGGGAGGCATTCGGGCGACCGTGGAAGATCTCGGTAACTTCATGCACGGGTTGCTCGCAGGCGACCATCCGATGCTCGCCGCACTCGACCCAGTCGAGGATTTCGGGGCGGGAAACCGCATCGGGGCGGGATGGCTCACGCTCACGAACGACGGGCGGGAACTCACCTGGCACAACGGTCGTTCTGGTGGCTTTGGCTCGATCATCGTGCTTGACCGCTCGGCAAGGGTTGGCGTCGCCATCGTGAGTGCGAGGTCGGCGACGATTGATCGAGCTGGATTCCGGCTGATCAGCGAGCTGTTAGGCCGCACGAATAGCACCGAGTCGTGA
- the nadE gene encoding ammonia-dependent NAD(+) synthetase — MTELQAEIIRALGVKPEISPADEIRSRVDFMKDYLCNAHAKGFVLGVSGGQDSTLAGRLAQLAVEELRAEGYEARFFAVRLPFGVQQDEADAQLALQFIQPDESVTVDIKPAVTGLDAGTNIEFSDYNRGNVKARMRMVAQYAIAGEHGLMVIGTDHAAEAVTGFYTKFGDGACDLTPLAGLNKGQGRQILQELAAPEQLYLKVPTADLLDGVPGRPDEVELGVTYEEIDTYLTGDTVSDEAASKIEGYYRRTQHKRELPVTPWDTWWR, encoded by the coding sequence ATGACTGAGCTGCAAGCAGAAATCATTCGAGCGCTCGGGGTGAAGCCCGAAATCTCGCCGGCAGATGAGATTCGCTCGCGGGTCGACTTCATGAAGGACTACCTGTGTAACGCTCACGCGAAGGGCTTCGTGCTCGGGGTTTCCGGCGGCCAGGACTCGACCCTCGCCGGGCGTCTCGCGCAGCTCGCGGTCGAGGAACTCCGCGCCGAAGGCTACGAGGCCCGCTTTTTCGCGGTACGCCTCCCGTTTGGTGTGCAGCAGGACGAGGCGGATGCGCAACTCGCGCTCCAGTTCATTCAGCCCGACGAGTCCGTCACCGTCGACATCAAGCCGGCGGTCACCGGCCTCGACGCTGGGACCAACATCGAGTTCAGCGACTACAACCGCGGCAACGTTAAGGCGCGGATGCGCATGGTCGCGCAGTACGCGATCGCAGGGGAGCACGGGCTGATGGTGATTGGCACGGATCACGCCGCCGAGGCCGTGACGGGCTTCTATACCAAGTTCGGTGATGGGGCGTGCGACCTCACGCCCCTCGCTGGGCTTAATAAGGGTCAGGGGCGACAGATTCTGCAGGAGCTGGCCGCGCCCGAGCAGCTCTACCTCAAGGTGCCGACTGCGGACCTCCTCGATGGCGTCCCCGGCCGACCCGACGAGGTCGAGCTCGGCGTCACCTACGAGGAAATCGACACCTACCTTACCGGCGACACCGTCAGCGACGAAGCCGCGTCGAAGATCGAGGGGTATTACCGCCGCACGCAGCACAAGCGCGAGCTGCCGGTGACCCCGTGGGATACGTGGTGGCGCTAG
- the msrA gene encoding peptide-methionine (S)-S-oxide reductase MsrA, translating to MTTSFVLAGGCFWCLDAAYRNVRGVSDVVSGYTGGDVEDPNYQLVCTGTTGHAEAVRVDFDESVVPADIILDMFFTMHDPRQLNRQGNDIGTQYRSTMFPADEAQKELFEKARDRADEAWGGGIVTTMQPLEKFWVAEEAHQDFFAKNPTQGYCLAVAVPKVNKIRAGFAEYVL from the coding sequence ATGACGACTTCATTTGTTCTTGCTGGCGGTTGCTTCTGGTGCTTGGACGCCGCATACCGCAACGTTCGCGGGGTGAGCGATGTCGTGTCCGGCTACACAGGTGGCGACGTCGAGGACCCCAACTACCAGCTGGTGTGCACTGGAACGACCGGTCACGCCGAGGCGGTCCGCGTCGACTTTGACGAGTCGGTGGTCCCGGCCGATATCATCCTCGACATGTTCTTCACGATGCACGACCCGCGCCAGCTCAACCGGCAGGGTAACGACATCGGCACGCAGTACCGCTCGACGATGTTCCCCGCCGACGAGGCGCAAAAGGAGCTCTTCGAGAAGGCGCGCGATCGCGCGGACGAGGCGTGGGGCGGCGGAATCGTGACGACCATGCAGCCCCTCGAGAAGTTCTGGGTCGCCGAGGAGGCACACCAGGACTTCTTCGCGAAAAACCCGACGCAGGGCTACTGCCTCGCGGTGGCGGTACCGAAGGTCAATAAGATCCGCGCCGGGTTCGCCGAATACGTGCTCTAG
- a CDS encoding glutamate synthase subunit beta encodes MADPRGFLNERERALPARRPVPLRLMDYKEIYEKQDPKQLHAQASRCMDCGIPFCHQGCPLGNIIPEWNDLTYRGDMHTASERLHATNNFPEFTGRLCPAPCESACVLGISQPAVTIKRIEQSIADEAVDQGWIEPQPPQRLTGKTVAVVGSGPAGLAAAQQLTRAGHTVAVFERDDRIGGLLRYGIPDFKMERQVLDRRLEQMREEGTRFRPNIEIGRDISWSDLRRRYDAVIIATGAPVGRELNVPGRSLRGVHQAMEFLVQSNHAVAGDDVHDQITAEGKHVIVIGGGDTGSDCIGTAHRQGAASVTNIAIGKKPPEFRTPKEPWPMTPRVFEVQTSHEEGGERLFEASTVEFVSDADGHVVALQFADTDFLEDGRRVPKAGTERTIPADLVLLSMGFTGPEQDALASQLEVGFTSRGNIARDDDYATNVPGVFAVGDAGRGASLIVWAIAEGRAAAAAVEKHLLGASMLPSPVRASEMAISLRS; translated from the coding sequence ATGGCTGACCCGAGAGGCTTCCTCAACGAGCGCGAGCGCGCGCTGCCCGCACGACGCCCCGTCCCCCTGCGCCTCATGGACTACAAGGAAATCTACGAGAAGCAGGACCCGAAGCAACTGCACGCCCAGGCGAGCCGCTGCATGGACTGCGGCATCCCCTTCTGCCACCAGGGCTGCCCGCTCGGCAATATCATCCCCGAGTGGAACGACCTGACGTACCGCGGCGATATGCACACCGCGTCCGAGCGACTGCACGCGACGAATAACTTCCCGGAGTTCACGGGACGCCTGTGCCCCGCTCCCTGCGAATCGGCCTGTGTGCTTGGCATCTCTCAGCCCGCGGTGACGATCAAGCGCATCGAGCAGTCGATCGCCGACGAGGCGGTCGACCAGGGATGGATCGAACCGCAACCGCCGCAGCGCCTCACCGGCAAGACCGTCGCCGTCGTCGGCTCGGGCCCTGCGGGCCTCGCCGCCGCGCAGCAGCTCACCCGTGCGGGCCACACCGTCGCCGTCTTCGAGCGCGACGACCGCATCGGCGGGCTCCTTCGCTACGGCATCCCCGACTTCAAGATGGAGCGGCAGGTGCTGGATCGTCGCCTCGAGCAGATGCGTGAGGAGGGCACGCGGTTCCGCCCCAACATTGAGATCGGGCGCGACATCAGCTGGTCCGACCTGCGCCGCCGCTACGACGCGGTCATCATCGCGACGGGTGCGCCCGTCGGCCGCGAGTTGAATGTGCCGGGCCGCAGCCTTCGCGGCGTGCACCAGGCGATGGAGTTCCTCGTGCAGTCGAACCACGCGGTCGCGGGCGACGACGTGCATGACCAGATCACGGCCGAGGGCAAGCACGTCATCGTCATCGGCGGTGGCGACACCGGCTCAGACTGCATCGGCACGGCGCACCGCCAGGGTGCGGCATCCGTCACCAATATCGCGATCGGCAAGAAGCCGCCGGAGTTCCGCACCCCAAAGGAGCCGTGGCCGATGACCCCGCGCGTGTTCGAGGTCCAAACCTCGCACGAGGAGGGCGGCGAGCGGCTCTTCGAGGCGTCCACCGTCGAGTTCGTATCGGATGCGGATGGTCACGTCGTCGCGCTGCAGTTCGCCGACACCGATTTCCTTGAGGACGGCCGCCGCGTGCCGAAGGCGGGCACGGAGCGAACCATCCCGGCGGATCTCGTGCTGCTGTCGATGGGCTTCACCGGCCCCGAGCAGGATGCACTCGCCTCGCAACTCGAGGTCGGCTTCACCTCGCGCGGGAACATCGCCCGTGACGATGACTACGCGACGAATGTGCCGGGAGTATTCGCGGTCGGCGACGCCGGCCGCGGCGCCTCACTCATCGTGTGGGCGATTGCCGAGGGACGCGCGGCCGCAGCGGCTGTCGAGAAGCACCTGCTCGGCGCATCCATGTTGCCCTCGCCCGTGCGTGCCTCGGAGATGGCGATCTCCCTGCGAAGCTAG
- the gltB gene encoding glutamate synthase large subunit, whose amino-acid sequence MTTTRGKMNASAHHFTSLPAAQGMYDPANERDSCGIASVATMQGAPSHEVVEIALEALRHMEHRGAVGSDAGTGDGAGILTQIPDEFFRAVVDFELPSPDRYAVGNAFLPVDKTERAAMKQRIAELCAEEELRVLGWRKVPIDETQLGPLAHDAMPVIEQLFIRSERQNYRGHPRKGIVLDRQAYRLRKRIEHTIDTYFCSLSSRTITYKGMVTTLQLQPFYPDLSDERFASRLAIVHSRYSTNTFPSWSLAQPMRMTAHNGEINTIRGNRNWMRARESQLESHYLGDVTQLTPIITEGNSDSASFDEVLELLTLSGRSLVHAVHMMVPAAWERSEDMPAEIRDFFEYHSLVMEPWDGPASMAFSDGRRLVATLDRNGLRPGRFVVTDDGIVVVGSEVGIFEAAPERIVRKGRLRPGRVFVVDTEVGRIVEDEEVKHDLAELQPWGDWLDEGRIRLEELPEREHVSHTRSSIVRRQRSFGYTEEELRILLEPMARTGAEPLGAMGSDTPIAVLANRPRLMFDYFTQNFAQVTNPPLDAIREDVVTSLSTSIGPQENLLHISPDHARQIIVDFPVLDNDELAKLQHLETRPGIDETVTLSGLYRVNRGVEGLREGLDKLCAEADKAIDNGAKFIVLSDRDSNRDWAPIPSLLMTGAVHHHLIRTQRRLRVGLVIETGEVREVHHVAVLLGYGASAINPYLAMESVEDMARSGHIEGVTPEQAVQNFLQALGKGVLKIMSKMGISIIASYTGAQTFEAVGLSQELIDEFFTGTPSKISGIDLDIIAVEVQARHEAAYPLDGAGLPHRPLEIGGEYQWRREGPTHLFNPDTVFRLQHATRERRYDIFKDYTSRVDTQAEETSTLRGLFKFASDREPISVDEVEPVSEIVKRFSTGAMSYGSISKEAHETLAIAMNRLGAKSNTGEGGEDVDRLLDPERRSAIKQVASGRFGVTSMYLTHADDIQIKLAQGAKPGEGGQLPPQKVYPWIANTRHATAGVGLISPPPHHDIYSIEDLKQLIFDLKRSNPDARIHVKLVSENGIGAVAAGVTKALADVILVSGHDGGTGASPLNSLKHAGTPWELGLAETQQTLRLNGLRDRVSVQVDGQLKTGRDVVIGALLGAEEYGFATTALVVEGCIMMRVCHLDTCPVGVATQNPDLRSRFTGQADHVVNFFEFIAQEVREYLAALGYRSLDEIIGRDDLLDSDEAKRHWKADGLDLDAILNGPELPADAPRRRMRDQDHELDQHFDNQLISLADAAITKGERVEIALPIHNTDRAVGTMLGHSVTVANGEHGLARDTISITLNGTAGQSLGAFLPSGVTIELQGDSNDYVGKGLSGGQIVLRPDEHAAFEASENVIAGNVIGYGATSGTMFISGVVGERFLVRNSGATAVVEGVGDHALEYMTGGLAVILGDTGRNLGAGMSGGIAYVRNLDTTLVNPSALSTGELRIEPLSDADAEELRDLIRQHVQRTGSVLGERILTDFDQTRTEFSKVLPRDYATVTSIREQAVAAGIDPDGDETWSEIMEATHG is encoded by the coding sequence ATGACAACTACGAGGGGCAAAATGAACGCATCCGCGCACCATTTCACCAGCCTTCCCGCTGCCCAGGGAATGTACGACCCTGCCAACGAACGCGATTCGTGTGGCATTGCGTCGGTCGCGACCATGCAGGGCGCGCCGAGCCACGAGGTCGTCGAAATCGCACTCGAGGCGCTTCGCCACATGGAACACCGTGGCGCCGTCGGCTCCGACGCGGGCACCGGCGACGGCGCGGGCATCCTGACGCAGATCCCGGATGAATTCTTCCGCGCTGTCGTGGACTTCGAGCTACCTTCCCCCGATCGCTACGCGGTTGGCAACGCGTTCCTCCCCGTCGACAAGACCGAACGGGCTGCAATGAAGCAGCGCATTGCGGAGCTCTGCGCCGAGGAAGAACTACGGGTGCTCGGCTGGCGCAAGGTCCCCATCGACGAGACACAGCTCGGCCCGCTCGCGCACGACGCCATGCCCGTCATCGAGCAGCTGTTCATCCGCTCGGAGCGACAGAACTACCGAGGCCACCCTCGCAAGGGCATCGTGCTGGATCGCCAGGCCTACCGCCTGCGCAAGCGCATCGAGCACACGATCGATACCTACTTCTGCTCGCTGAGTAGCCGCACCATTACCTACAAGGGCATGGTCACGACGCTGCAGCTGCAGCCGTTCTACCCGGACCTCTCGGACGAACGCTTCGCATCGAGGCTCGCGATCGTCCACTCGCGCTACTCGACCAACACTTTCCCGTCGTGGTCGCTCGCGCAGCCGATGCGCATGACCGCGCACAACGGCGAGATCAACACGATTCGCGGCAACCGCAACTGGATGCGCGCACGTGAGTCACAGCTCGAGAGCCACTATCTCGGTGACGTGACTCAGCTCACCCCGATCATCACGGAGGGCAACAGCGACTCGGCGAGCTTCGACGAGGTACTCGAGCTGCTCACCCTCTCTGGCCGCTCACTCGTGCACGCGGTGCACATGATGGTGCCCGCGGCGTGGGAGCGCAGCGAAGACATGCCCGCCGAGATCCGTGACTTCTTCGAGTACCACTCACTCGTCATGGAGCCGTGGGACGGCCCCGCGTCGATGGCCTTCAGCGATGGTCGCCGCCTCGTCGCGACCCTCGACCGCAACGGCCTGCGCCCGGGTCGCTTCGTCGTGACGGATGACGGCATCGTCGTCGTCGGCTCCGAGGTCGGCATCTTCGAGGCCGCCCCCGAGCGCATTGTCCGCAAGGGCCGCCTGCGCCCGGGCCGCGTCTTCGTGGTCGACACCGAGGTGGGCCGGATCGTCGAGGATGAAGAGGTCAAACACGACCTCGCCGAGCTGCAGCCCTGGGGCGACTGGCTCGACGAGGGGCGCATCCGCCTCGAAGAACTGCCTGAGCGCGAGCACGTAAGCCACACCCGCTCCTCCATCGTCCGTCGCCAACGCTCGTTCGGCTATACGGAAGAGGAGCTGCGCATCCTGCTCGAGCCGATGGCGCGAACCGGTGCCGAGCCGCTCGGCGCGATGGGAAGCGACACCCCCATCGCCGTGCTCGCCAACCGACCGCGACTAATGTTCGACTACTTCACGCAGAACTTCGCGCAGGTCACGAACCCGCCGCTCGACGCGATTCGCGAGGACGTCGTGACGAGCCTCTCGACCTCGATCGGCCCGCAGGAGAACCTGCTGCACATCAGCCCGGATCACGCGCGCCAGATCATCGTGGACTTCCCCGTCCTCGATAACGACGAACTCGCGAAGCTCCAGCACCTCGAGACCCGACCCGGCATTGACGAGACGGTCACGCTCAGCGGGCTCTACCGCGTCAATCGCGGCGTCGAGGGGCTGCGCGAGGGGCTCGACAAGCTGTGCGCCGAGGCCGATAAGGCGATCGACAATGGCGCGAAGTTCATCGTGCTCTCCGACCGCGACTCGAACCGCGACTGGGCGCCCATCCCGTCGCTGCTCATGACCGGCGCCGTCCACCACCACCTGATCCGCACCCAGCGACGCCTGCGCGTCGGCCTCGTGATCGAGACGGGTGAGGTGCGCGAGGTGCACCACGTCGCCGTCCTGCTCGGCTACGGCGCGAGCGCGATCAACCCCTACCTCGCGATGGAATCCGTCGAGGACATGGCGCGCTCGGGCCACATCGAGGGCGTCACCCCCGAACAGGCGGTGCAGAACTTCCTGCAGGCGCTCGGCAAGGGCGTGCTCAAGATCATGTCGAAGATGGGCATCTCGATCATCGCGAGCTACACGGGCGCGCAGACGTTCGAGGCGGTCGGCCTCTCGCAGGAGCTGATCGACGAGTTCTTCACCGGCACGCCCTCCAAGATCTCGGGGATCGATCTCGACATCATCGCCGTCGAGGTGCAGGCGAGACACGAGGCCGCCTACCCGCTCGATGGCGCGGGGCTGCCGCATCGGCCGCTCGAGATTGGTGGCGAGTATCAGTGGCGCCGCGAGGGCCCCACCCACCTCTTTAACCCGGACACGGTCTTTCGACTGCAGCACGCGACGCGCGAGCGCCGTTACGACATCTTCAAGGACTACACTTCCCGCGTCGACACGCAGGCCGAGGAGACTTCGACGCTGCGCGGCCTCTTCAAGTTCGCAAGCGATCGCGAGCCCATTTCGGTGGATGAGGTCGAGCCGGTCTCCGAGATCGTGAAGCGATTCTCGACCGGCGCGATGAGCTACGGCTCGATCTCGAAGGAGGCGCACGAGACCCTCGCGATCGCGATGAACCGACTCGGCGCCAAGTCGAACACGGGCGAGGGTGGTGAGGACGTCGATCGGCTGCTCGACCCCGAGCGTCGCAGCGCGATCAAGCAGGTCGCTTCCGGCCGCTTCGGTGTGACGAGTATGTACCTCACTCACGCCGACGACATCCAGATCAAGCTCGCGCAGGGCGCGAAGCCCGGCGAGGGCGGCCAGCTGCCGCCGCAGAAGGTGTACCCGTGGATCGCGAATACCCGCCACGCCACCGCGGGCGTGGGGCTCATCTCTCCCCCGCCGCACCACGACATCTACTCGATTGAGGACCTCAAGCAGCTCATCTTCGACCTCAAGCGCTCGAACCCGGACGCGCGCATCCACGTCAAGCTCGTCTCCGAGAACGGCATCGGCGCAGTCGCCGCGGGTGTGACGAAGGCGCTCGCCGACGTCATCCTGGTGTCAGGCCACGATGGCGGCACCGGCGCATCCCCGCTGAACTCGCTCAAGCACGCGGGCACCCCGTGGGAGCTCGGCCTCGCCGAGACACAGCAGACGCTACGCCTGAACGGGCTGCGCGATCGCGTCAGCGTGCAGGTGGATGGTCAGCTCAAGACCGGGCGCGACGTCGTGATCGGTGCCCTGCTCGGCGCCGAGGAATACGGCTTCGCGACGACCGCGCTCGTCGTCGAGGGCTGCATCATGATGCGCGTGTGCCACCTGGACACGTGCCCCGTGGGCGTCGCGACGCAGAACCCGGACCTGCGCTCGCGCTTCACCGGTCAGGCCGATCACGTCGTGAACTTCTTCGAGTTCATCGCGCAGGAGGTGCGCGAGTATCTCGCTGCGCTCGGCTACCGCAGCCTCGACGAGATCATCGGCCGCGACGACCTGCTCGACTCCGACGAGGCCAAGCGTCACTGGAAGGCCGACGGGCTCGACCTCGACGCGATTTTGAATGGCCCCGAGTTGCCCGCGGATGCGCCACGCCGCCGGATGCGCGACCAGGATCACGAGCTCGACCAGCATTTCGACAACCAGCTCATTTCGCTCGCGGATGCGGCGATCACCAAGGGCGAGCGCGTCGAGATCGCGCTGCCGATCCACAACACCGACCGCGCCGTCGGCACGATGCTCGGACACAGCGTGACCGTCGCGAATGGCGAGCACGGCCTCGCGCGCGACACGATCAGCATCACCCTGAACGGTACGGCCGGGCAATCCCTCGGCGCGTTCCTGCCCTCGGGCGTCACTATCGAGCTGCAGGGCGACTCGAACGACTATGTCGGGAAAGGCCTCTCGGGCGGCCAGATCGTGCTCCGGCCCGATGAGCACGCCGCGTTCGAGGCGTCCGAGAACGTCATCGCCGGAAACGTGATCGGCTACGGCGCCACGAGCGGCACCATGTTCATCAGCGGTGTCGTGGGCGAACGCTTCCTCGTGCGTAACTCGGGTGCCACCGCAGTGGTCGAGGGCGTGGGCGACCACGCGCTCGAATACATGACCGGTGGCCTCGCGGTCATCCTCGGCGACACCGGCCGCAACCTCGGCGCGGGTATGTCAGGTGGGATCGCGTACGTCCGAAATCTCGACACGACCCTCGTCAACCCCAGCGCACTCAGCACCGGCGAGCTGCGGATCGAGCCGCTGTCCGACGCCGACGCGGAGGAGTTGCGCGATCTCATTCGCCAGCACGTCCAGCGCACGGGCTCGGTGCTCGGCGAGCGCATCCTCACCGACTTTGACCAGACCCGAACCGAATTTTCTAAGGTACTGCCGCGCGACTACGCGACGGTCACGAGCATCCGCGAACAGGCCGTCGCGGCGGGCATCGACCCGGATGGCGACGAAACCTGGAGCGAGATTATGGAGGCAACCCATGGCTGA
- a CDS encoding single-stranded DNA-binding protein has product MTDFITVTGTVGTTPEHKVVGEQALSRTTFRLASSERRRAADEQRWEDAHTNWYSITAFGRLAANLTASLEKGQRVMVSGKLRIRTYTREDGSQGTQVEIIASAIGHDLSFQIATAAKRPGGERSGDAAAEGPLPDGPTPEDASPVYPAPPPNYSPAQAAPSTADWSSGLGATATVSPAEVDGEGDDDGESESDSSMLVDAQTGEVVETPF; this is encoded by the coding sequence ATGACCGACTTCATTACTGTGACCGGCACCGTCGGCACCACCCCCGAACACAAAGTCGTAGGCGAGCAGGCGCTCAGCCGAACGACGTTCCGGCTCGCGAGCAGCGAGCGGCGCCGCGCGGCCGACGAGCAACGCTGGGAAGACGCGCACACGAACTGGTATTCGATCACCGCGTTCGGCCGCCTCGCGGCGAATCTCACTGCATCGCTGGAGAAAGGCCAGCGCGTGATGGTCAGCGGCAAGCTACGGATCCGCACGTACACCCGCGAGGACGGCTCGCAGGGCACACAAGTGGAAATCATCGCGAGTGCAATTGGTCACGACCTCTCATTCCAGATCGCGACGGCCGCGAAGCGCCCGGGCGGGGAACGTAGCGGTGACGCCGCCGCTGAGGGTCCGTTACCCGACGGGCCGACGCCCGAAGACGCCTCGCCCGTGTATCCGGCCCCGCCGCCCAACTATTCGCCGGCGCAGGCGGCACCCTCGACCGCGGATTGGTCCTCCGGCCTCGGGGCGACGGCGACGGTCAGTCCGGCCGAAGTCGACGGCGAGGGCGACGACGACGGCGAAAGCGAGAGCGACTCCAGCATGCTCGTGGATGCGCAGACCGGGGAGGTCGTGGAGACTCCGTTCTGA
- a CDS encoding DUF6993 domain-containing protein, which translates to MIPTEGVPVHLVRKLTAVAALAVASLSLAACSTLGIDSGPGPTETESTAATASPEATFVPGGGAEENKAYFDKTLQALLDANPDAGSHEMVNALTDAGFDKAQMEVTFDKTSVDLDADFVIVSVKMPDDMCLIGQTGTKGYASTVGAPMKSTGKCQIGVTQDIDW; encoded by the coding sequence GTGATTCCAACAGAAGGGGTGCCGGTGCACTTGGTTCGAAAGCTCACCGCGGTCGCGGCGCTGGCGGTTGCGAGTCTCTCGCTCGCCGCATGCTCGACACTCGGGATCGACTCCGGGCCCGGCCCAACCGAGACGGAATCGACCGCCGCCACGGCATCGCCCGAGGCGACATTTGTTCCCGGCGGGGGAGCAGAGGAGAACAAGGCGTACTTCGACAAAACGTTGCAGGCGCTGCTCGACGCGAATCCCGACGCCGGATCCCACGAGATGGTGAACGCACTCACGGACGCGGGCTTTGATAAGGCGCAGATGGAGGTGACGTTCGACAAGACGAGCGTCGACCTCGACGCGGACTTCGTAATCGTGTCCGTCAAGATGCCCGATGACATGTGCCTGATCGGCCAGACGGGCACCAAGGGCTACGCGTCGACGGTCGGGGCACCGATGAAGAGCACCGGTAAGTGCCAGATCGGCGTGACGCAAGACATCGACTGGTAA